TGTGGAGATGGTGACCTCGTCCTTCATGCTGGTTCCTCCTGGGTGAACGTGCGTGGTGCGCGGTGGGGGGCGGGTTCAGGCCGTTGACTCCCCCCCGGAAGTTGCACTGAACCTCGCCTGCATTCATCTTCGGCACGGGCCGTGATCAGACCGTGATCAGGTCGGCCCCTCCCCATGACCGGACAGCGGCCACCTGTGTGCGCGACCCGGCCCGGCCGTCTGCGCGGCACGGTAGATTTGGGGGAATGCAACTACCGTTCATCGTGAGTGCCGGGGAAGCCCTGACTGACCTCGTGACCGCCGGGGGGAACGCCTGGCACGCCCATCCGGGCGGCGCGGCCTGGAACGTCGCGCGGGCCTGCGCGTCGCTGGGGGTGCCCAGCGCCTTTGCCGGAGCGGTCGGGCAGGACAACTTCGGGGACGACCTGATCCGCGCGTCCGTGGAGGCCGGGCTGGACCTGCGGTTCATGCAGCGCGTGCCCGCCCCGACGCTGCTGGCGGTGGTGTACAGCGCCAACCCGCCCGCGTACCGCTTCCTGGGTGAGAACAGCGCCGACCTGCACTTCGACCCGACGCGCCTGCCCGCCGGGTGGCTGCGCGAGGCCCGCTGGCTGCACGTGGGCGGCATCAGCCTGGCGCGCTGGCCGCTGGCGGACACGCTGCTGGGCCTGATCGAGACGGCCCGCGCGGCCGGCGTGAAGATCAGCTTCGACCCGAACGCCCGCATCACGCACCGCCACCCGGACTACCCGAAGGTATTCGAGGCGGTCGCCCGCCGCGCGGACCTGATGAAATTCAGTGACGAGGACCTCGCGTTCTTCTTCCCCGGCGTCAGCGAGGCGGACGTGCTGCGCCGCCTGCGCGGCCTGAACGCCCAGGCGCCCATCATCGTCACGCGCGGCGCGCAGGGAGCGACCCTGTACCACGCGGCCGGACAGGCGAACCTGCCCGCCGCGCCTGTGCAGGTCGTGGATACCGTGGGCGCCGGGGACGCCCTGTGCGCGGGCCTGCTGGTCAGCGCCGCCGAACGCCCCGAAGCCCTGTGGAGCGAGCACCTGCGCGTCGGACTGGCCGCCGCCGCCGCCGCCTGCGCCCACGCCGGCGCGTACGCCCCCACACGGGCCGACCTGAACCTGTAATACGGACTCGGATTGAATGGGCTGCAAAGCCCGTTCAATCCGAGCGGATGCGAGTAAGAGAGAAACGGGTTCCGGACGTGGAGCCGGCAATCCGGTGAAGTTCCGGATTGTTGGCGAAACAAA
The DNA window shown above is from Deinococcus sp. LM3 and carries:
- a CDS encoding carbohydrate kinase, yielding MQLPFIVSAGEALTDLVTAGGNAWHAHPGGAAWNVARACASLGVPSAFAGAVGQDNFGDDLIRASVEAGLDLRFMQRVPAPTLLAVVYSANPPAYRFLGENSADLHFDPTRLPAGWLREARWLHVGGISLARWPLADTLLGLIETARAAGVKISFDPNARITHRHPDYPKVFEAVARRADLMKFSDEDLAFFFPGVSEADVLRRLRGLNAQAPIIVTRGAQGATLYHAAGQANLPAAPVQVVDTVGAGDALCAGLLVSAAERPEALWSEHLRVGLAAAAAACAHAGAYAPTRADLNL